A stretch of Eleutherodactylus coqui strain aEleCoq1 chromosome 9, aEleCoq1.hap1, whole genome shotgun sequence DNA encodes these proteins:
- the RRS1 gene encoding ribosome biogenesis regulatory protein homolog encodes MAAPTAEEALAQVEKDEAEKLKLITVRKELELQFDLGNLLAIDPNPPDGKAFRQQNRAQFLCSLARDNTQLLINQLWTLPTQRVQECVVATLPEPTTRMPREKPVPKPRAPTRWEEFAKLKGIQKKKKTNLVWDEVHKEWRRRWGYKRAKDDTKDWVIEVPHTADPNQDQFAKRVNAKKERVAKNELNRLRNLARADKGKVPGVGLTPTSQPSKDQLGKAMQVAKRSTASVGRFQDKLPKEKDPKNMGKKRKFQPLVGDFKAEKSKQLEILKILDSKKPKMDITRAVNRQMREEDAEEAAKRRKSSKKGRGGGGKGRGGPKKGKGKAPVRGGKGKGKGKRK; translated from the coding sequence ATGGCGGCTCCCACCGCAGAGGAGGCGCTGGCCCAAGTGGAGAAAGATGAGGCGGAGAAGCTGAAGCTAATCACCGTGCGCAAGGAGCTGGAGCTGCAGTTTGATCTGGGGAACCTGCTGGCGATAGACCCCAATCCTCCGGACGGTAAAGCCTTCCGGCAGCAGAATAGAGCTCAGTTCCTGTGCTCTCTCGCCCGGGATAACACACAGCTGCTCATTAACCAGCTATGGACACTGCCCACACAGCGGGTGCAAGAGTGTGTGGTGGCCACATTACCAGAGCCCACCACCCGCATGCCAAGGGAGAAGCCTGTGCCCAAGCCCCGAGCACCCACTCGCTGGGAGGAGTTTGCTAAACTCAAGGGGatccagaagaagaagaagaccaaTCTGGTCTGGGATGAAGTGCACAAGGAATGGCGGCGGCGCTGGGGCTATAAGAGAGCCAAAGATGACACCAAGGACTGGGTGATCGAGGTGCCCCACACCGCTGACCCCAACCAGGACCAGTTCGCCAAGAGGGTGAATGCCAAGAAGGAGCGTGTGGCTAAGAACGAACTGAACCGCTTGAGAAATCTGGCCCGGGCGGACAAGGGTAAAGTTCCAGGCGTGGGGCTTACCCCAACCAGTCAGCCCTCCAAGGATCAGCTGGGCAAAGCCATGCAGGTTGCCAAGCGTTCCACCGCCTCTGTAGGGAGGTTCCAAGACAAGTTACCCAAGGAGAAGGATCCTAAAAACATGGGCAAGAAGAGGAAGTTCCAGCCACTGGTCGGAGACTTCAAAGCAGAGAAGAGTAAACAGCTGGAGATCCTGAAGATCCTGGACAGTAAGAAGCCCAAGATGGACATCACCAGAGCTGTCAACAGACAGATGAGGGAGGAAGATGCcgaggaggctgccaagaggagGAAGTCCTCCAAGaagggcagaggaggagggggcaaaGGCCGGGGTGGCCCCAAGAAGGGCAAGGGGAAGGCCCCAGTAAGGGGAGGCAAGGGCAAGGGGAAGGGTAAAAGAAAGTAG